Below is a genomic region from Tistrella bauzanensis.
CAAAACCATCGCAATGATCGAGACACGCATCGAGACCGCCGACGAAATCAAGGTCGAGCGCCGCTGCTACATATCATCACGGATCCTCTCCGCAGAGGCATTCGCCCAAGCAGCCAGAGCACATTGGGCCATCGAGAACGGCCTCCACTGGGTGCTCGACGTTCAGTTCAAGGAGGATCAATCCCGGCTCAGACGCGGGCACGGCGCCACGAACATGGCCATGGTCAGACATCTCGCCCTCAATCTCATCCGCGCCATACCAGGTAAGCTCTCCATCAAGGCCAGGCGCAAACTTGCCACGTGGGACACACAATACCTCATGGCGGCTCTGCAAGCGCGTTAACCTGGACTCGTTGCCCTGGCGTCAATCGCGGGTCATTGCAGTGTTGGCCCGATGCGCGGTAGACTTCTATCTTGCGACACGCCAACAACAAAGCGGAACGCCGGCCGCCTGGGCGACCGGACAGAACGCCACGCCTGATGATGCCCCGGGACGGGCAGATCAGACCCGCCCCCGAACAGGGGGGGCGGGATCGGCGATGGCCCGCATCATCTGCACCCTCCGATCACCGATACGCGCATTGAGATCCCAGCGACCCGGAGCGGAGACGCCATATGTCCGACAGTGCTTTTCCGCCGGGTGCCATCGATCTGCACCCGGTCTGCCTTCTGCCGTCGCCGGACCGTCCGGCCGCGATCTGGCTCGCGGTCTGGCCATCGGCCGTCGACGGCTTCACCGACCCGCGCGATGCCGGGCTTGCCATTGCCGAGGCGGCGCGCCTGCTGGCCCGCGACACGACCGTGGCGGTGGTCGCGCGGCCGGGCGATCTTGCCGATGCCTCGATGCGGTGCGGCGCCGGCGTTCGGGTGTCGTCATGGGGCGGCAGCCTGCGCTGTTTCGCCGATCGTCTGCCCATGATGGGCCACGGCCCCGACGGCCGGCCGCAGGCGCTGGACTGGGCGCCGCCGTCCGATGCGGCTGCGATCGACCACGACCCGGATTGCGACATCACCGCCCGGCTTCTGGGGCTGGGCGGCCATGGCGAGGCCGCGGCGGCGATGCGTGCCCTGGCGCCGGTCGCCGGCCGCGCACAGATGATCGCCGGCGACGGCCACGGAATGGTGGTGGCAAGCGAAGCCCTGCTCGCCACGGCCGATCCCGATGCCCGCGCGGCGGTGGCCGATCTGTTATGCCGCAGCCTGGATGCCGAGCGGGTGATCTGGGTACCCGGCGGCTTTTCGGAAGACGACTGGCCGGGCAGCCTGGATGGCGTGGTGCGGTTCCTGGCGCCGGGCGTGGTGGCCGTGGCCACCGCCATTGATGGCGACCCCGATCAGCCGGCCCTGCATGAAACCCGGCTGCGGCTGGAGGTGACGACCCAGCCCGATGGCCGGCTTCTGACCGTGGTGCCGGTGCCGCTGCCGCGCAAGCGGCCGCGTTCCGAGGATGGCCGGCTGCTGCCCGCGAGCTATCTGAGCCTGCTGCGCGATGGCCGGCGGCTGGTGGTGCCGGCCTTTGACGATGGCAATGACGATGTGGCGCTGCGGCTGCTGTCGCGCGCCCTGCCGGCCGCGGCGATCGAGCAGGTGTCGTGCAGGGCGCTGGCCGGCTATGGCGGCCTTGCCCGGCTGGCGGTGGCTCTGCCGCAGGCGCCGGCATTGGATGCCGCCGCCATCGCCGCCGCGATGACCGCCAGCGGCGGGCCGGTGCCGCAGCCGGGCGCCTGACCGGCCGCGCGCCCGCGCCTGCGATCAACCGGCCGCGCACCGGCGCCTGCGATCAGAAGCGCAGCCGCGCCTGCAGGCTGACGATGTCGATGCTGCTCTCGACATCCGCCTTCACCCGCACCCGGCCAGTGCCGGCGCCGGCCGGCTCGTCCAGATCGATCGTGGCGTCGTCGACGAAGATATGGGCATAGGCCATATCCAGCGACACCGCATCGCTGATCGCCCAACTGGCGCCGGTCGACAGCCACAGCCGGTCGCCATCCGGCGTGCGGGTGGTGCGGAAGCCGTTCACGGTGGGGGTCTCGTCCCACTGGGCACCGCCACGCAGGGTCCATGCCTCGTTCAACCGATATTGTGCTCCCAGGCTGACGCCATAGCTGTCTTCATAATTCTGCTGTTTGACCGAATCCGGCAGACCGTTGGAGAACTTGACCCGGATCTCGTGAAACCGGCTCCATTCATACCAGTTCACCTGGCCCAGCAGGGTCAGCCGGTCGGTGGCATCCCAGGCGACGCCGGCCGATGCGATGGCCGGCAGGTCGAGGGCGGCGCTGCCATCGGTGTTGAAATTGGCGACCGCAAGCGGGCCGGTCAGGCCGGTGAGCGACGCGGTGCCCTTCAGATCATGGCTGATCGCCGAGCGGTAGTGCACGCCCAGCCGCAGCGCAGGCGTCAGCGTGAACTGCGCGCCAAGATTATAGCCGACGCTCCAGTCATCACCCTGGACCCGCGCATGGCCGTCGGTGGCGGCGCTGGGGCCGCCGGGAGCCAGCCCGTTCGGCACCGCGTTCTCAAGCGTGGCATCGGCATACTGGATGTCGAAACCCGCCCCCACCGACAGCCAGTGCGCCGCCTTGAAAGCGATGCTGGGGGCGATGTCGATGGTCTTCAGGTCGGTCTTGGTCGAGTCATAGCGCCCGAACCAGTCGTCCTGATAATCGGCGACCAGACCGAAGGGGGCCGATATGCCGACGCCCAGCCACAGCCGGCCTTCGTCATCCACCGGTGCCGCCGCGTACAGGTTCGGCACGGGGGTGTCGTCGAACGGATTGCCGCCGTCACCACCGCCCAGCGGCACGCTGGCGCCGCCGCTGCCCAGCGTGGTGGCGGACGACCCGGTATCGGTCAGCGTGGCGCGCAGAATCAGATAATGGCCACCCAGTTGCGCCTGCCGGCCCTTCAGGCGGGTCATGCCGGCCGGGTTGGTGAAGATGGTGGAGGCGTCTTCGCCAAGGGCGACGTCACCGGCGAATGCCCGGCCGACGCCCTGCACGCTCTGCTCCTGAATGAAGAAGCCGGCGGCCGATACCGGGCCGGCGGCAAGGATCATGACGATGGCGGTGGCCGTGGCGGCGGTCAGGCTGGCGGTGCCGGGCGTGGTGCGAAGGGTGGGGGCGGGGCGGGGTATGGGCGGTGTGGGGGCGGGGCGGGGCATGGGCGGTCTCCCTGAACCATATGCGCCGGCCGTGATGACGGCCGGTGGCAGATTTCGCGCTATACGTTCTTTATTTTTGAGATTATGTCGTACATGGTTATGATCGTTAAACGTGCTTAACGTATGCGTCAAGATCAATATCCATGATCAGGTGTCTTCTATTTCATATTGGAAACAGGCGTGGCGGATCGGTCGCGGGCCGCCGGAATGTCACATCACTGGCGGTTGCGGCCGAGGGCCAGGGGCGGCTAGCCTGCATGCACGACATCCAGATGTCGCAGCCAGACCGCCAGGGAGTGCCGATCCATGTCCGAGGGTCACCTGACCGTCGCCGCCTTGCAGATGCAGGTGGAGGACGACCGCGACCGCAATCTCGACCGGGTGGAGGACATGGTGCGCGCCGCCGCCGCCGCCGGCGCCCGGCTGGTGCTGCCGCAGGAGCTGTTTGAACTGCCCTATTTCTGCAAGGATCAGGATCCGGCCTGGTTCGAAACCGCCCGGCCGTTCAGGGACAATCCCGCGATCATCCGCATGCAGGCGCTGGCGGCAGAACTGGGCGTCGTCATTCCGGTCAGCTTCTTCGAGCGCGCGGGGCCTGCCTTCTTCAACAGCCTGGCGATGATCGACGCCGATGGCCGCGTGCTGGGCCTGTATCGCAAGAGCCATATTCCCGACGGGCCGGGCTATCAGGAGAAGTTCTATTTCTCGCCCGGCGACACTGGTTTCATGGTGTTCGACACCGCCATCGGCCGGGTGGGGGCCGCGATCTGCTGGGATCAGTGGTTCCCCGAAGCGGCGCGGTCGATGGCGCTGATGGGCGCCGACATCCTGCTGTATCCGACCGCGATCGGATCGGAGCCGCAGGCGCCCGACTGGGACAGCCGCGATCACTGGCGCCGGGTGATGCAGGGCCATGCCGCCGCCAATATCGTGCCGGTGGTGGCCACCAACCGGGTCGGCACCGAGGTGGGCCGCGAGGCGACCCTCACCTTCTATGGATCCAGTTTCGTCACCGACGCCACCGGCGGTATCGTCGCCGAGGCCGGTCGCACCGGCGATGCGGTGGTGGTGGCCGAGATCGATCTTGCCGCCGCCCGGGCCTTGCGGGCGTCGTGGGGCCTGTTCCGGGATCGGCGGCCCGACCTTTACGGCGCGGTTGCAACACTGGATGGCGGGATCGGCGGCAAGCGGGGCGGCTGAAGCCCCGGCCGCCCGCGCGGGGCTTGGAAGCCCCGATGGCGCATGGCACACTCGCCCGCCGCAGCACCGCTTGTTGACGGCACGGCTCAGGGATCGCCATGTCAGCCCTCTTTGCGCTGCCCGCGCGATCCCCGTGCCATTTTCCGTCCCCGCGCCATCGCCCCCCCCCCCGGAGCCCTTGCCCATGACCCGCCATGCCTGTACCGCCGCTGCCGTTTCCGCCCGGCCCATGCCGCTGATCCGGCTGACCGGGGGTGCTATGGCCATGGCGGTGGCAGCACTGGTGGCCATTCCGGCGCTGGCCATTCCGGCGCTGGCCGAGCCGGCACCCCGGTCCGTGCCGCACCGCGCGCATTATGCGATGACGCTTGCCGATGCCACCGGCGACAGCGGCATTGCCGCCGTGACCGGCGACATGACGGTGATCTTCGACCGGATGTGCAAGGGCTGGTCGGTGTTGCAGGCGAGCCGGATGGAGATCGATTTTGTCGAGGCCGAGCCGGTGGTGTCGGACATCCTGTTCGATGCCGAGGAGGATGACGACGGCCGCCATTTCCGGTTCCGGTATGAAGAACGCGAGAATGGCGACACCGTCGAACTCGCCATCGCCAACCTGGATCGTGCCGCCGTCGACAAGCCGGCGCGGCTGCGGTTCGCCAACCCGCCCGGTCTGACCGAGACGGTGCCCGCCGGCGCGCTGCTGCCCACGGCCCATACCGAGAAACTGCTGGCCGCCGCCGCCGCGGGCCAGCCCTTCGTGCGCGACATGGTGCTGACCGGCTCCGGCACCGACAGCCTGTCTTATGTCAGCGCCCATATCGGCAAGGCGCGGCCGATCGCCGGGGATCTGGACTGGCCGGAGGGTGCGGCTTCAGATGCCGATATCGGCGCATTGCGCAGCGAAACGGTGTATCCGATGCGGCTCGCCTTCTTCGATGCCGGCGACACGGCGGAGACACCGGTCTATGAGCTGATCTATCAGATGCAGCCAAATGGGATCGTGCGTCGCTTCGACATCGACTATGGTGGTTTCTCAATCTCGGCACGCCTGACCTCCATCGAATCCCGTGCCGAGACCGGCGCCTGTGAGTGAGCGGCTCTTCTATCGGATGTCGAGATTGTCAAGATGACCGGACAGATCAGTGCCGACCGCGTCGACGCGGTCATCCACGAGGAACCGCCCGCAAAAGGCGCTGTGGCATGAGTGCCAGGCGGCATGACACCGGCCGCCGGCGCTTTCTGACCGGCATTGCCGGTGGCGCCGGCGCGGTGGCGCTGTTCGCCGGTGCCCGTCCGGCCGCGGCCTTCACGGTTGAACCCGCATCCGGGGCCGCCGGCGCGGTGCTGGATGGCGTGCTGGCGGAACAGCGCCGGCATCTGGCCTTCCGGGCTGAGGTGCGGGCCGCGATGGTCGCCCAGGGCGCCACGCCGGACCATATCGAACAGGCCCTGGCGCTGATGGACTGTCCGCTGTGCGGCGCGCGGCTCGATGGTGCCAGCATTTCCGCCCTGCCAGCCGGCGAACGCGCCGTCGACGGCGATCCGGACGCCCCGGCCCGGGGTTGACCGCCACGGGGTTGACCGCCACGGCCGGGCTTGTGGTGCCGGTGGTGCTGCCGTGGGGGCGGTGCCCCGGCCACGGCAGCATGTCTGTATCAGACCAGCCGTCTCAGACCAGCCGGTCGCGGCCGGTCCAGAACCGGTCGCGGACCGCGCGTTTCAGGATCTTGCCCACCGGGCTGCGCGGCAGATGGTCTTCGAACAGCACCGATTTCGGCGTCTTGACCGGCCCCAGCCGGCTGCGGCACAGCGCGATCAGTTCGTCTTCGGTGACGGTGGCGCCGGGGACCGGCTCGACCACCGCGGTCACCGCCTCGCCCCATTTCGGGTCGGGCACGCCGATGACCACGCAATTCTGCACGGCCGCATGGCCCTGGATCACATTCTCCACCTCGGCCGAATAGACGTTGAAGCCGCCGGTGATGATCATGTCCTTCTTGCGGTCGACGATATAGACATAGCCGTCGTCGTCCATCCAGCCGACGTCGCCGGTATGGTGCCAGCCATGGCTGCTGACCTCTTCGGTCGCGGCTGGGTTCTTGTGATAGCCGGCCATGACCAGATCGCCGCGCACCACGATTTCGCCGCGGTCGCCCGGCGGCAGCAGCAGGCCGTCATCATCCATGATCGCCACCCGCGCCAGCAGGGTGGGGCGGCCGCACGAGGCCAGCCTGTGGGCCAGGGCCGGGTCGGCGGCCGCGGCTGCGTGATCGGCCGGTGACAGGAAGGTGCACAGCATCGGCGCCTCGGCCTGGCCATAGGTCTGGGCCATCACCGGGCCGAACACCCGGATCGCCTCGGCCAGCTTGTCGGGGGCCATGGGCGATGCCGCATAGATGAAGTGCTTCAGCGAGCTGTAGTCGAAATCGCGCAGGCGCGGATGGCCCAGCATGCCATAGATCACCGTCGGTGGCAGGAACAGGTCGGTAACCTTCTCGCGGTCGATCGCCTGCATCACCTCAAGCGGATCTGCGCGGTCGATGATCACCACCTTGGCGCCGGCGGCCAGCATCGGCAGCGCCATGGCGCCGGCGGCATGGGTCATCGGTGCCGCGACCAGATAGACCGGATGGTCGACCGGCGGCATCGCCGCATGGGTGATCGCCACCAGCGCCGACCAGACCTGTTCGGTCAGCGTCACGGCTTTCGACCGGCCGGTGGTACCGCCGGTCGGGAAATAGGCGGCGATGCGCTGCGGGTCGGGGCGCAGATCGGGCGCGCGGGCCTCGGCATCGGCGGCACCGGCCAGCACGTCATCCAGAGACGGCACGCCATCAAGGCGCTGATCGATGCACACCACGTCCTGAAGCGTCGGCACGCCGGCGCGGATGGCGGGCAGGTGCTGCGCGAAGCTGGAATGGATGAACAGCCGCTGGCAATCAGCCGTGGCCAGGAAATCGATATTGTCGTCGGCATGGCTGCGGGCGTTGATCGGCGCCCAGATGCCGCCGGCGCGCAAGCCCCCCAGCAGGCAGGCGAAAGCCATGGCGTGGTTGGGGCTCCACACCGCGACCGTGCCGACGGCATCGGGGTTGCCGCCGGCACGCGCCGCAAGGCTTGCGGCGATGCGCAGGGTCAGGCGCCGGACCTCGCGATAGGTCAGGCGGTGTTCCGCTGAGACCAGGGCCTCACGGTCGGGAGCGATGGCCGCCCCCCGGTCGAAAAAATCGATCACACGCATGGGGGGCGGCGCTTCCTTCCCGGTTGTCTGCCTCGGGGTCTTTTCTTGTCTCTTGTCGCGGTGTCGGCGCTATGGCGCTGCGATCACTTCACCAGCGGGCAACCACCCTGATCCAGCGGCCGGAAGGCCTGATCGCCGGGGATGGCGCTGACCACCTTGAACACGTCGCCGCGCGCCTTGGCCTCGGATGCGGGCTTCACCTCGGTCAGCAGCATGTCGTGGATCATCAGCCCGTCAGCGCGAACCTTGCCGTCCTTGACGAAGATGTCCTGAACCGGCAGTTCGCGCATCTTGGCGGCCACCGCGTCGCGGGCATCGGTGCCGGCGGCATCGACCGCCTTCAGATAGTGGTTCACCGCCGAATACACGCCGATCTGCAGCGAGGTCGGCCAGGTGCCATGGGCCTTGGCGAAGCGCTCGCCGAAGGCCTGGGTCTCGGCGTTCAGGCTGGCCTCATAGCCGTTGATCGCGTTCAGGCCCACCAGCGTATCGGCGCCGATCGCCAGCACGTCGGTGTTGAAGAACAGCATCGCCACCATCTTCTGGCCCGATTCGGCCAGACCGAATTCCTTGGCCTGCTTCAGCGCGTTGACCGTGTCGCCGCCGGCATTGATCAGCGCCACCGTGTTGGCGCCCGAGCCCTGCGCCTGCAGCAGATAGGACGAGAAATCCGGCGTGTTCAGCGGGTGCTTGACCGAGCCGGCGATCTTGCCGCCCGATTCCGTGATCGCCTTGGTCAGATCATTGGCCAGGGCCTCGCCGAAGGCATAATCGACCTGGATCAGATACCAGTTGTCGCCGCCCTGGGCGACGGTGGCCCGGCCCAGCGCATTGGCGACCGAATAGGTGTCATAGGTCCACTGGAAGCCATAGGGCGAGCAGGCCTTGCCACTGAAGGTGGACACGCCCCCGCCCGATGACACGAGGATGCCATCCTTCTCGCGGACGATTTCCTGCAACGCCAGCAGAATGCCGGAATTGGGCACGTCGAAGATCGCGTCGACGCCGTCGATATC
It encodes:
- a CDS encoding agmatine deiminase family protein translates to MSDSAFPPGAIDLHPVCLLPSPDRPAAIWLAVWPSAVDGFTDPRDAGLAIAEAARLLARDTTVAVVARPGDLADASMRCGAGVRVSSWGGSLRCFADRLPMMGHGPDGRPQALDWAPPSDAAAIDHDPDCDITARLLGLGGHGEAAAAMRALAPVAGRAQMIAGDGHGMVVASEALLATADPDARAAVADLLCRSLDAERVIWVPGGFSEDDWPGSLDGVVRFLAPGVVAVATAIDGDPDQPALHETRLRLEVTTQPDGRLLTVVPVPLPRKRPRSEDGRLLPASYLSLLRDGRRLVVPAFDDGNDDVALRLLSRALPAAAIEQVSCRALAGYGGLARLAVALPQAPALDAAAIAAAMTASGGPVPQPGA
- a CDS encoding ISAs1 family transposase, which codes for MDALIVHDKGHGRIETRRHLVSQRVDWMSGSRRYPDEPRFKGLKTIAMIETRIETADEIKVERRCYISSRILSAEAFAQAARAHWAIENGLHWVLDVQFKEDQSRLRRGHGATNMAMVRHLALNLIRAIPGKLSIKARRKLATWDTQYLMAALQAR
- the aguB gene encoding N-carbamoylputrescine amidase, which translates into the protein MSEGHLTVAALQMQVEDDRDRNLDRVEDMVRAAAAAGARLVLPQELFELPYFCKDQDPAWFETARPFRDNPAIIRMQALAAELGVVIPVSFFERAGPAFFNSLAMIDADGRVLGLYRKSHIPDGPGYQEKFYFSPGDTGFMVFDTAIGRVGAAICWDQWFPEAARSMALMGADILLYPTAIGSEPQAPDWDSRDHWRRVMQGHAAANIVPVVATNRVGTEVGREATLTFYGSSFVTDATGGIVAEAGRTGDAVVVAEIDLAAARALRASWGLFRDRRPDLYGAVATLDGGIGGKRGG
- a CDS encoding class I adenylate-forming enzyme family protein, with the protein product MRVIDFFDRGAAIAPDREALVSAEHRLTYREVRRLTLRIAASLAARAGGNPDAVGTVAVWSPNHAMAFACLLGGLRAGGIWAPINARSHADDNIDFLATADCQRLFIHSSFAQHLPAIRAGVPTLQDVVCIDQRLDGVPSLDDVLAGAADAEARAPDLRPDPQRIAAYFPTGGTTGRSKAVTLTEQVWSALVAITHAAMPPVDHPVYLVAAPMTHAAGAMALPMLAAGAKVVIIDRADPLEVMQAIDREKVTDLFLPPTVIYGMLGHPRLRDFDYSSLKHFIYAASPMAPDKLAEAIRVFGPVMAQTYGQAEAPMLCTFLSPADHAAAAADPALAHRLASCGRPTLLARVAIMDDDGLLLPPGDRGEIVVRGDLVMAGYHKNPAATEEVSSHGWHHTGDVGWMDDDGYVYIVDRKKDMIITGGFNVYSAEVENVIQGHAAVQNCVVIGVPDPKWGEAVTAVVEPVPGATVTEDELIALCRSRLGPVKTPKSVLFEDHLPRSPVGKILKRAVRDRFWTGRDRLV
- a CDS encoding EipB family protein, which gives rise to MTRHACTAAAVSARPMPLIRLTGGAMAMAVAALVAIPALAIPALAEPAPRSVPHRAHYAMTLADATGDSGIAAVTGDMTVIFDRMCKGWSVLQASRMEIDFVEAEPVVSDILFDAEEDDDGRHFRFRYEERENGDTVELAIANLDRAAVDKPARLRFANPPGLTETVPAGALLPTAHTEKLLAAAAAGQPFVRDMVLTGSGTDSLSYVSAHIGKARPIAGDLDWPEGAASDADIGALRSETVYPMRLAFFDAGDTAETPVYELIYQMQPNGIVRRFDIDYGGFSISARLTSIESRAETGACE
- a CDS encoding ABC transporter substrate-binding protein — encoded protein: MTAIGTPICRLLSAALLAGTASLAMTGGALAGADGAVKIGILNDRSGPYSDATGQGGVVAAEMAVADFGGKALGKPVEIVSADHQNKADIGSSTVNRWLDIDGVDAIFDVPNSGILLALQEIVREKDGILVSSGGGVSTFSGKACSPYGFQWTYDTYSVANALGRATVAQGGDNWYLIQVDYAFGEALANDLTKAITESGGKIAGSVKHPLNTPDFSSYLLQAQGSGANTVALINAGGDTVNALKQAKEFGLAESGQKMVAMLFFNTDVLAIGADTLVGLNAINGYEASLNAETQAFGERFAKAHGTWPTSLQIGVYSAVNHYLKAVDAAGTDARDAVAAKMRELPVQDIFVKDGKVRADGLMIHDMLLTEVKPASEAKARGDVFKVVSAIPGDQAFRPLDQGGCPLVK
- a CDS encoding OmpP1/FadL family transporter — its product is MPRPAPTPPIPRPAPTLRTTPGTASLTAATATAIVMILAAGPVSAAGFFIQEQSVQGVGRAFAGDVALGEDASTIFTNPAGMTRLKGRQAQLGGHYLILRATLTDTGSSATTLGSGGASVPLGGGDGGNPFDDTPVPNLYAAAPVDDEGRLWLGVGISAPFGLVADYQDDWFGRYDSTKTDLKTIDIAPSIAFKAAHWLSVGAGFDIQYADATLENAVPNGLAPGGPSAATDGHARVQGDDWSVGYNLGAQFTLTPALRLGVHYRSAISHDLKGTASLTGLTGPLAVANFNTDGSAALDLPAIASAGVAWDATDRLTLLGQVNWYEWSRFHEIRVKFSNGLPDSVKQQNYEDSYGVSLGAQYRLNEAWTLRGGAQWDETPTVNGFRTTRTPDGDRLWLSTGASWAISDAVSLDMAYAHIFVDDATIDLDEPAGAGTGRVRVKADVESSIDIVSLQARLRF